From a region of the Argiope bruennichi chromosome 8, qqArgBrue1.1, whole genome shotgun sequence genome:
- the LOC129981663 gene encoding ATP synthase subunit gamma, mitochondrial-like, translated as MFATVAKVATLNPLCVQSRGMATLKDIRMRLKSVKNMQKITQSMKMVSAAKYARAERDLKKARPFGEGASSFYEAAEVKGDPNKPGTMIVAVTSDRGLCGAVHSSVSKKVRVLLGEAADNSDMKVICIGDKSRTMLQRYFPKNIMAVYSDYGKKPPTFEDATDVADYVINCGFQFERGIILYNKFKSVVSYSTTELPMFSAEAITNAEKISIYDSLDAEVIRSYQEYSLASLIFYAMKENSCSEQSSRMTAMDGASKNAGEMIDKLTMTFNRTRQAVITRELIEIISGAAAL; from the exons ATGTTTGCTACCGTAGCAAAAGTCGCAACTTTAAATCCACTATG tgTCCAATCTCGTGGTATGGCCACTTTGAAGGACA TTCGTATGAGATTAAAATCTGTGAAGAACATGCAGAAAATCACACAAAGTATGAAAATGGTGTCAGCAGCTAAATATGCTCGTGCTGAAAGAGATTTGAAGAAAGCCCGACCCTTCGGTGAAGGTGCTTCTT CTTTCTATGAGGCTGCAGAAGTCAAAGGAGATCCTAATAAACCTGGTACCATGATCGTTGCTGTAACATCTGATAGAGGTTTATGTGGTGCTGTCCACTCTAGTGTGTCGAAGAAAGTCCGTGTTTTGTTAGGTGAGGCTGCAGATAATTCTGATATGAAAGTCATCTGTATTGGTGACAAATCTAGAACTATGCTTCAGAG ATATTTTCCCAAAAATATCATGGCTGTGTACTCTGACTATGGTAAAAAACCTCCAACCTTTGAAGATGCTACTGATGTTGCAGATTATGTGATTAATTGTGGATTTCAGTTTGAGAGAGGaatcattttatacaataaattcaa gTCAGTTGTGTCATACAGTACTACTGAACTGCCTATGTTCAGTGCTGAAGCTATTACGAATGCTGAGAAAATAAGCATTTATGACAGTTTGGATGCTGAAGTTATTAGATCCTATCAAGAATATTCTCttgcaagtttaattttttatgccaTGAAGGAAAATTCATGCAGTGAACAGAGCTCTAGGATGACTGCTATGGATGGTGCTAGCAAGAATGCTG GTGAAATGATTGATAAATTGACAATGACATTCAATCGTACAAGACAGGCTGTCATTACTAGGGAGTTGATTGAAATCATCTCCGGAGCTGCTGCCCTCTAA